A DNA window from Setaria viridis chromosome 2, Setaria_viridis_v4.0, whole genome shotgun sequence contains the following coding sequences:
- the LOC117845198 gene encoding uncharacterized protein, with product MRPHPTAPEAGPEQEAPATAPEAALPLAAAAPAPVKKKRNLPGTPDPDAEVIALSPGTLLATNRFVCEVCGKGFQRDQNLQLHRRGHNLPWRLRQRGPGAAPPRRRVYVCPEPGCVHHSPARALGDLTGIKKHFCRKHGEKRWACPRCGKRYAVQADLKAHAKTCGTREYRCDCGTLFTRRDSFVTHRAFCGALVEETGRVLAPPAPPSPRPPDLEAEENVDKDKGQEEEETEDSAGAEVEQPKPVEAPAPEEPQRIPSPPPLPQEPPRRPSPPPLPQEPPRRPSPPPLPKEPPRRPSPPPLPKEPQLFPSPLRFPLEQRPVVAVVPNVDEPEVVAETTVTAKLEDEADTCFKEADQYKEAELEVSNLLDKDTPMLPCFLPSPSEAIGTDGSSTTCGAGGSVSNSIAPSTTTNTFAGLFASATTSTTSQSRSLRDLIGVDPTFLCLAIGAPSSLFPQTSASNPGTFAPPPAPHMSATALLQKAAEVGASQSSSSFLKEFGLASSSSSSPPSKQLPQGRFAENSMQPWHHRSNQQMERHRNHQQREMESSSQPWHHRSHQQMEMERHRNRQQMEMESSSQPWHHRSTQQMEMERHRNHQQREMESSSQRWHHHRSDQQMDMERHRSHQQMEMESSTQRWPHNRSSQQMEVMERHHRTSQQMERESRAMLSGGLGLGLAYESGNAGLPDLMMGPSPLFGPKPATLDFLGLGIGGTMGGSTTNGGLPALMVGGELDVGSSAQVPAPWEDAKRKTNGRTIL from the exons ATGAGGCCGCACCCGACCGCGCCGGAGGCGGGCCCCGAGCAGGAGGCGCCGGCGACCGCGCCGGAGGCGGCGCTCCccttggcggcggccgcgccggcgccggtcaaGAAGAAGCGGAACCTCCCCGGGACGCCAG ATCCGGACGCCGAGGTGATCGCGCTCTCGCCGGGGACGCTGCTGGCGACGAACCGCTTCGTCTGCGAGGTGTGCGGGAAGGGCTTCCAGCGGGACCAGAACCTGCAGCTGCACCGGAGGGGGCACAACCTGCCCTGGCGCCTGCGGCAGCGCGggcccggcgcggcgccgccgcgccggcgggtGTACGTGTGCCCCGAGCCTGGGTGCGTGCACCACTCCCCGGCGCGCGCGCTCGGGGACCTCACCGGGATCAAGAAGCACTTCTGCCGAAAGCACGGGGAGAAACGCTGGGCGTGCCCGCGCTGCGGCAAGCGCTACGCCGTCCAGGCCGACCTCAAGGCGCACGCCAAGACTTGCGGCACCCGCGAGTACCGCTGCGACTGCGGCACGCTCTTCACCAG ACGGGACAGCTTCGTGACGCACCGCGCCTTCTGTGGCGCACTTGTGGAGGAGACAGGCAGGGtgctggcgccgccggcgccgccatcgcctcgGCCGCCTGATTTGGAGGCCGAGGAGAATGTGGACAAGGACAAggggcaggaggaagaggagactGAGGATTCTGCCGGGGCCGAGGTGGAGCAGCCTAAGCCTGTGGAGGCACCGGCCCCGGAAGAGCCGCAGCGCATCCCATCTCCACCGCCATTGCCACAGGAGCCACCGCGCCGTCCGTCTCCACCACCATTGCCACAGGAGCCACCGCGCCGTCCGTCTCCACCTCCATTGCCAAAggagccgccgcgccgtccgtCCCCACCTCCATTGCCCAAGGAACCACAGCTCTTTCCCTCGCCACTTCGATTTCCACTGGAGCAGCGGCCAGTTGTGGCGGTGGTGCCAAATGTGGATG AGCCAGAGGTGGTTGCTGAGACAACTGTGACAGCCAAATTGGAGGATGAAGCTGATACATGCTTCAAGGAAGCTGATCAATACAAGGAAGCTGAACTTGAGGTCTCCAATCTGCTGGACAAGGACACTCCAATGCTTCCTTGCTTCCTCCCATCACCCTCAGAGGCCATTGGTACCGATGGGAGCAGCACCACCTGTGGTGCCGGCGGCAGTGTTTCCAATTCCATCGCGCCATCTACAACAACCAACACTTTCGCCGGTCTGTTCGCGTCAGCCACAACAAGCACCACTTCCCAGAGCAGGTCTCTACGTGATCTCATCGGTGTCGATCCCACCTTCCTCTGCCTTGCGATTGGTGCGCCCTCCTCTCTGTTCCCACAGACAAGCGCAAGCAATCCAGGCACCTTCGCTCCACCTCCAGCACCGCACATGTCCGCGACCGCGCTCCTGCAGAAGGCTGCTGAAGTTGGAGCTTCGCAATCAAGCTCATCGTTCCTGAAAGAGTTTGGGCttgcctcttcctcctcgtcatcgcCTCCATCGAAGCAGCTACCTCAAGGAAGGTTTGCTGAAAACAGCATGCAACCATGGCACCACCGGAGTAATCAACAAATGGAGCGTCATCGGAATCATCAGCAGAGGGAGATGGAGTCCAGTTCGCAACCGTGGCACCACCGGAGTCATCAGCAAATGGAGATGGAGCGTCATCGGAATCGTCagcagatggagatggagtcCAGTTCGCAGCCGTGGCACCACCGGAGTACGCAGCAAATGGAGATGGAGCGCCACCGGAATCATCAACAAAGGGAGATGGAGTCGAGTTCGCAGCGGTGGCACCACCACCGGAGCGACCAGCAAATGGACATGGAGCGCCACCGGAGTCATCAGCAAATGGAGATGGAGTCAAGCACGCAACGGTGGCCGCACAACAGGAGCAGTCAGCAAATGGAGGTGATGGAGCGGCACCACCGGACTAGTCAGCAAATGGAGAGGGAGTCCAGGGCAATGCTATCCGGGGGCCTTGGCCTTGGCCTCGCATACGAAAGTGGAAATGCAGGGTTGCCGGACCTGATGATGGGACCATCACCACTGTTCGGTCCCAAGCCTGCTACGCTGGACTTCCTTGGTCTTGGCATCGGAGGGACCATGGGCGGCTCCACGACCAACGGTGGCCTCCCGGCATTGATGGTTGGAGGAGAGCTGGACGTGGGGTCTTCGGCGCAGGTGCCGGCGCCATGGGAGGACGCCAAGAGGAAGACCAACGGCCGCACGATCCTGtga